The window TTCCCCATATAGGTAATGCCTCCAAATTTTCAAAGCAAAAACCACTGCTACTAACTCCAGATCATGCGTCGGGTAATTTCGCTTGTGAGTCTTTAACTGTCGTGATGCGAATGCGATAGCTTTGCCTCTTTGTATAAGAACATATCCTAATCCCTGATATGACGCATTGGTATAAACGACGAATCTTTCTCCTTTGGTCGGTAATGTCAAAACTGGGGCTGATGTCAACCGCTTCTTCAGTTcgataaatgcctgctcacaatctTAATCTCACTTAAAGTTCGTATTCTTCTTAGTTAGATTAGTTAGGGGTCTTGATATATTAGATAATCCTTCTATAAATCTTCGATAATAATTGACAAGGCCGAGAAATCTTCGCACTTCTAACACATTCGAGGGCTGCACCCATTCTAATATAGCTTCAATTTTAGCTGGATCCACAGATATCCCTTTCTCTGACACCACATGCCCTAAGAATTTTACTTCATGCTTCTAGAAGTCACATTTCGATGACTTAGCATAcaattgattttcctttaacGTTTGTAGAGCGGTCCTGAGATGTTCCTTATGCTCCTCATGAGTCttagaatatataagaatatcatcgatgaataCAATAACGAATCGATCTAAATAAGGTTTGAATACCCGATTCATAAGATCCATAAATACTGCTAGAGCATTTGTCAATCCAAATGGCATTACCAAGAACTCATAGTGCCCGTAACGAGTCCTAAAAGTCGTCTTGTGCACGTCTTCGTCGTTTATTCTCAACTGATGGTAACCTGACCTCAAATCTATTTTAGAAAAGAACCTCGctcccttaagctggtcaaataaATCTTCAATCCTAGGAAGaagatatttgttcttaattgtTACTTTATTCAATTGACGATAATCGATACATAATCTCATAGTTCCATCCTTCTTCCTTACAAATAAGACTGGTGCTCCCCATGGCGACGTGCTTGTTATAATGAAACCCTGATCTAACAACTATTGGATCTGATCCTTTAATTCTTTTAATTCTACAGGAGCCATGCGATAAGGTGCTCTGGAAATGGGTGCAGTTCCGGGCATTAGATTGATACCGAAGTCCACATCTCTCTTTGGAGGTAACCTTGGAATGTCCTGAAAAACTTCTGGAAACTCCCTAACCACAGGTATTTGTTCAATCCCTTCTTCTGATTGCTCGATTCCCATAATAGCCGACAAACCAATCGGCGCTTTCCTTCTTCGTGTCCCATAAAATTTCAGTGGAGATCGTCCTTCTATGTTCAACGCAATCGTCTTCCTGAAACAATCTATCTTGGCACGATACTAGGACAACCAATTCATTCCTAAGATGACATCATATTCTCTCATAGGCATAATTATGAGATTTGCTGGTagtattttattttcaattatgATGCAGCATTTTTCACATATTTGCTCtaaattcatggacttaccgagaGGGGTTGCTACGATAATTTTCTTATCTAATCGTATGGGTGATATACCAAGTGAGCATACAAAGAAATAAGATATAAATGAGTGTGTAGCTCCTGAATCGAATAATGCTCTGGCAAGAGATGTGTAAGCCAAGATAGTACCTTCCACCACATCATTAGTAGCTTCAGCACCATGTTGAGGAGTGATATCTGCAGGTTGTGCTGGGTCCTCATAAGCAGAAGCAGTAGTCTCATACATTTGTGCAGCATCATCTTGAGGTGGCGTTGGATCATCATAGCTTCGATTTGGATCCTCATACTCCTGAAGTTGGGTTGGATCATTTGTGAATGAAGATAGAGCGTAAACATGTCGTTGAGCTTGAGGTCGAGGCGCCTGACTTTCTGGCCTCAGTTGTTGATATTGGGGAGGCTTGACCTGTTGTCGCGATTGTTGAGGTGGTCTCGGATAAGCTTGAGGGGGTCCAGGCAGCTCGTATCGTAGATGTAGCTGTACAGGCCTCTGAGGATAAAGTTGTGCTGGTCTCACAGTTGACTGAATCATTTGAGGGGGTGGTGGAGGTCGTTGATATGATGTAGACGGTGCATAATGAAGAGGCGGCCTGTAAAACGATCATGGTGGTCCTTGATTCCCTGGATATTGATGACGAGGTGGTAGAAGACAATGGCGGGCAGGATGACCCACCTTTCCACAGTTATGGCAAGTCTCAGTGAATTGCGTTGAAAGTTGCATAGTAGCATGACTGGGTACTGATGTTGGCATCATCTTCTGCCGCTTAGTTACTTCATGTTGTGTGAGAGATGAATGGGGCGTGGTCCTGGCTCCACTCCTCATGTCCTTCCTCGGCTCACGGTTCTTCCAATGCTCATCAAAGTCTTTTTCTATTGCGTTAGGGCGTTCCAATGCTTCTGTATACATTTTAATAAGAAATGGCGCCAGTCGAGTATGAATAAAAGGTTTCAGTCCCTCAACAAACTTCTACCCTTTACGAAGCTCATCCGGTATGAGAAATGTCGTAAATCGTGCCAACTCTGTAAACTTTGGATCATATTGACGCACCGTCATATCTCCTTGTTCTAATTTCATGAATTTGTAACCTTTTAAACACGCACATAAGctgaaaaatatttattttcaaattttgtgcAGAATTGATCCTATGTCCACCTTTCTATTCTCGGGTTCTCCTTGGTCGTAGATTCCCACCAATGATCGGCTTCTCCTTCCAATAGAAGCCTTCCaacatatatattattaattcaGCCTTTTGTTGTTCGTTATATCTCATAGCTGAGAAAATTTTCTCCATCTGCCTTTTCCAACCCTCAGCTTCACTTGGGTCAGGCCCACCTTAAACGTAGGCGGTCTTTGCCTCTTAAACTTTTTCAACAAGGACCCCGTCCCTTCAGGGGCTACAAGTATCGCTTGAGTCTGCTCCTGAGATTAAGTTATAAGCACTTGTGTTCCCATAAATGAGGCAAATCCTTCCATCGCCTGGAGGATCTTGTCAATAATTGCTCCTTGCATAGCTACATCGGGTAGTTGAGTCTCCGATGTGGCCCCGAAGTTCATACTTTGATCCGTCATAGCctataataaataaagaaaattatgaattttactgAATAATCTTAAAATTATAAGAAATTAGATGGTTCAATGTAGGCATACATGAAGATCTAAGAGAAGTTGAACTAAGATGTAGTTTAGAACTATGTGCAGAAATTTCTGGTCATAAGGGTGCTATTCTAATTGATATTTTTGATATTCTTAGACATTATTTTAACTTCAAAAGTTTTATATAAATATATCTATAAGTCTACTATACCcctgtaaaattttataatagtttgaagcctataaaatttttaaaaattcaaagaaTACACGCTGTCCAGATTTAAATGATTTCTGGACAGGTTTTTCTTAACTTCAAATACATACATGAAAGGtcagtatttttaattttttacctatttttttataaaattatacttATCAAGCTTCGATTGAGTTTTTGAATCACCTCCATCGGAGTTTTACTTAAATagttatgatttttcaaagtcagACATTTTATATTGATTATTGCTGCCCAACTTAAGaaatagttagaaaattttcagaaaattccTAACACCTAAACTTGATTTTGTATGTTAATATACAGCCTAAATGAGATCTAAGTATTATATCATAATAGATTAAATGTCTTACATATGTATTCTAAATTTCTCATCTCCTAGTTAAGGCCGTTTAGAAAAACTTATAGTTAAATATTTATTTGAGGTCCAACGTTTAAGATcaacctggctctgataccaactttgtcacgccccaaaatccggGTACCCGAATAGGGTGTCTAGGACCCGAATTCCAGACCCGTGacctatataaaaataaaaataaaaatacaattaaagtATGACAATTttatatgcatttcatttttttttcacaccATAGTCCAAtactttaaaatccaaacacaaattAAAATATCTAATTACATAATCTGTTTTTACATCGATTCATAATTATTAAACTTAACTTGAAGTAAGAAAATCAAGCCCAAACATTACAACACTCagagttctaaaataaaataaaatttattttatgtaCAATGACATGCCATGTGCATCTAACCACATTCCATGCTCCACTACTAATAGTAGTACCCTGcatcttcaaaatattcataacctgaaacggttaaaacataatgagttgacaactcaataggatcacatcaatcccaagttgaaaatcttacaaatattaccaaatttaatctcgatatattaatcaaaataagacgaacattggatgtaaaatcatagtaaataatttgacattcatgaatatGGAATGAATAAATTGTTTAACATAGCTTTTTTAAAGATGCTAAGATTTGGAGTAGGCAAAACACTCATGTGTGCTAATCCTTTTAGGGGATGACCCACGGCAGAGCACCGATGTTGATCCTTTCAGGGTATGACCCTCGACAGAGCACCGGTATAACCTTTTAGGGACAAAAGCCCAGGGCAGTGCACCCGTGTgtactgatccttttagggaatcactcagggcagagcacccgtgccgatccttttgggaatgacccttggcagagcacccgtgtcgtGCTGATCATTTCGGAAATGACCCTGCGCAGAGCACCTGTAAGAATCATTGCATAAAACAAATAATTGTTCACATAAGATGCATCTAACTTACAAGGAAATATGACAGATATAATGTCTATATTCACATAATGAatattcattatcaccactatataatattaaatgaaaaaaataatatttgcattggttcaaataataaaaaaatatttcaatgtcTATATTATATAAGACAATTagttatgaatttttcaatggggAATGATGACCTACCTGTTATGGAAAAATTGTGTGATGGGAGGAAAATAATTTGAAGCGATGCTGATTTCTACCTGTACTAACTTGGATTGATCAACTCTGAACTCGATGTGGAACCCTCATGGATACTCTCCCTTCTCCTaagctttctttttcttctcacaGATTTTCTCTATGGTTTTCTCTCGATAGCATGAGAAATAGGGTATGAAAATAATGTTAGGTGAGTTGGTGGGTTCAGAGTTTAATGAGTGGTTTAGATTGAGAAGTGGATCCCGCCATGATGATGGCAATCATGGGTGATGGGTTCTCATCCGCAACCGTACCGCAGAGaagtgggaaagagagagagagagtcgtggagGATAGGGGGGTTAGTTTGTGGGTGACGTCACTTGCTTTGCtttcttttatatatacatatatatatatatatatattagaatggGCCCCCACAGGATCACGTGataaatccataccgttcattagtTTTGCCCTTCaaagttagggcatgagcccaaaaatgagggtcatccacagctcaggtgggccacatcatatgcaACGGTGGGTTAACGGTGAAACCCACCGTTTAAAAGAAACAGAGTATTACACAGAGTGTGATAGTCATTTCTCTGACTAaatcaaattaatccttcaaaAATTTGACCCCCAATttatgggagtggattaggtgttacctaggTAACATGTTAGTGAGTGTTATTTAGaccgtatggggcccaccttgatgaaagtggtatatatccatgctgtccatccattttctgatcTCATTttacaacttgatccaaaatattaagcagatctaaatcccaggtggaccgcaccaatggaAACTGTGGtcattgaccattgaaaacttattgctggcctaaaagttttggatcaagctgatcttcgtATTTTCGTTTCATCTAGGATTtttttatcaacaggttggatggaaaataaacattacagtgggccctgggtagtttttagtggtgggaatcatcaccactgtttcctgtgatggtTTACAAGAATCGTCCGTATTATGACGGTTGTGCCATTTTAAAGAGTACTTATCTGATACTATGGCAGAGTCTGATGGTTTACAAGAATCGTCCGTATTATGGTCCATAATACGGACCCATGTCTAGCTATATTGTGCCTGTGTAACCATCATACTCTGCCATAGTATCAGATAAGTACTCTTTAAAATGGCAGAACTTGTGGTGGACGGCTTAACATTAGCCAATGTTCAATTAAGAAAATAATGAAAGACAATTAATGAAAACCAGATACCGAGTTCAGTGAGCAACTTAATACTCTATAATATTGAGACCGAGTTCCTTGCTTGTTCTGAACAGAAGCTTAGTTTATAGCTCTGGGGCCATGGTTGTTCCAAGGTATTAATCAGATGGCCCATCATGGGGCAGATGCTATCCATGGTGAATTCCAtcggtttggattgctgaatcACTAGCCTTGCTCGCGCTAGCTGAAAGCCAAAGAATGCTGTATAAACTCTCTGCCCGAGCAATATTGTATGCTATCTTTATATATGGGTATGCGTGGGTGCGTTAATAGGCAGAAACGTGAGTTACACAAAAGGAAGAGGGAAGAACAAAT is drawn from Magnolia sinica isolate HGM2019 chromosome 5, MsV1, whole genome shotgun sequence and contains these coding sequences:
- the LOC131245281 gene encoding uncharacterized protein LOC131245281 — its product is MIQSTVRPAQLYPQRPVQLHLRYELPGPPQAYPRPPQQSRQQVKPPQYQQLRPESQAPRPQAQRHVYALSSFTNDPTQLQEYEDPNRSYDDPTPPQDDAAQMYETTASAYEDPAQPADITPQHGAEATNDVVEGYEYFEDAGYYY